A region of the Alphaproteobacteria bacterium genome:
TGCCCGACACCAGGGTCACGGTCCTGCAGGACTGGGACAAGGGCCGCCGCGCGGAGGTCGACGACATCAACGGGCTCGTGGTCCGCGAACAGGCCGCGCGCGGCGGGACGGTGCCGGTCAATGCGGGATTGGTCGAGATCGCCCGCCGAATCGAGCGTGGCGAACTCGCCGCCGATGTGTCGAACGCCGATCTGCTGCGGTCGCTCCTCGACTGAAATCGCGGCGGTTTAGTTGGCGACCGGCCGGGCCGCGATTTCGTCGGCCTTGGCGTGCAAGGCGGCGATGAATCCATCGAACCCGCGATCTCGCAAGACCGATGAGAATTCCGACCGGTGGAGTGCCAACAGACTGATCGTCTGGTCGAGGTAGACGTCGAGAATGCGCCAGCCATCGTTGGTGGGTTGCACAAGATAGTCGATTGCGACGGTCGGGCGCTGGGCCCGGAGGTAGCGCGCGTGGACGATCTTGCGTCCGGATTGCGCGTCTTCGCTGCCTTCGATTGCGAAACCCTGATTCGCCGCACCGTCGAACCGGCTGGCATGGGTGGCGACCATGAAGCGTGCGAAAGCGTTGAGAAATTTTTCGCGCTGTGCGGGGGACCAGGATCGATAGGTCCGCACACCGACCGCGACTTGACCCATCGCGTTGATGTCGAATGTGTC
Encoded here:
- a CDS encoding ABC transporter substrate-binding protein, coding for MITSLSSRLKRHKNRHASLFGVLLAALVLFGANLTPSTPARAASETGAETEAVSTLQDGLLAILNNPAPDGATARSAALGKLIGDTFDINAMGQVAVGVRTYRSWSPAQREKFLNAFARFMVATHASRFDGAANQGFAIEGSEDAQSGRKIVHARYLRAQRPTVAIDYLVQPTNDGWRILDVYLDQTISLLALHRSEFSSVLRDRGFDGFIAALHAKADEIAARPVAN